In the genome of Massilia sp. W12, the window AGCGCGGTTGACAAAGAACCCGAAGTCAAGGGCATTATTCCCGATCCGATCAAAGCCGGTCTGGCGCAAGGCTGGAAAGTGGTGGACGCCGCCACTCTGGATGCGGATCAAACGCTGCAAGCCGATGTGGTGATTATCGGCAGCGGGGCCGGCGGCGGCGTCACGGCGGAAACTCTGGCCCTGGCCGGTCTATCGGTCTTGATTGTGGAAGAAGGCGCGCTCAAATCTTCTTCCGATTTCAAAATGCGCGAGGCGCAAGCCTATCCGCAGCTGTATCAGGAATCGGCGGCGCGCAAAACCGCAGATAAGGGCATCAATATATTGCAAGGGCGCAGTGTAGGCGGCTCAACCACAGTGAACTGGACATCCAGCTTTCGCACGCCGCAGCCGACTTTGGACTGGTGGCGCAGCCATTACGCCTTGAACGACTACACCTCAGACAGCCTGGCGCCCTGGTTTTTAATGATGGAAGAGCGCTTGAACGTCTCGACCTGGCTGACGCCGCCGAATGAAAACAATGATATTTTGAAGCGCGGTTGCGCCAAACTCGGGATTCCGGCAGCCGCCATTATGCGCAATGTGCGCGGCTGCTGGAATCTGGGTTATTGCGGCATGGGCTGTCCCACCAACGCCAAGCAATCGATGCTGATCACCACCATTCCTTCCGCGCTGGCGGCAGGCGCGCGCCTGTACACCCACACCCGCGCAGAACGCTTGCTGTTCGCCAAGGATCAGGTTCAGGCGCTGGAATGCGTGGCGCTCAAGGCTGATGGCCTGGAATTATCGGGACGCAAACTCACGATTCGCGCAAAACACTATGTGCTGGCCGGCGGCGGCATCAACAACCCCGCATTATTGCTGCGCTCGGGGGCGCCTGATCCGAATCACATGGTGGGCAAGCGCACCTTCTTGCACCCGACCGTGATTTCCGCCGCCCTGTTCAAGCAAAAAGTGGAAGGCTTTGCCGGCGCGCCGCAAACCATTTATTCCGACCATTTCTTAGGCATTGATCCTATTGACGGGCCGATAGGCTATAAATTGGAAGCGCCGCCGCTGCATCCGCTGCTGCTCTCCAGCACCATGAACGGCTTTGGCAATCAACACGCCGAGCTGATGCGGCAATTCCCGCACACCCAGGTTGTGCTGGCGCTGCTGCGCGATGGTTTTCATGAGCAATCGGCGGGCGGTGCGGTGGATCTGCGCAGCGATGGCTCGCCAGTGCTGAACTATCCCTTGAATGACTACATCTGGGATGGGGTGAGACGCGCATTCCTGAATATGGCGGAAATTCAATTCGCCGCCGGCGCCACGCAGGTCATGCCAACCCATGAAATGGCCAGGCTCTACACCTCCTGGGCCGAGGCGAAAAAGGAAATTCAAGCCCTGCCCTATGAAACCTTGCGCGCGCGCGTGGTTTCCGCGCACGTTATGGGCGGCTGCGCCATGTCCGGCAATGCCAACCAGGGGGTGGTCGATGGCAATGGCCGCTACTATGGCGTATCCAATCTCTCGGTGCATGACGGCTCGATTTTCCCCACCTCGATCGGGGCCAATCCGCAACTCTCGATTTATGGCGTGACAGCACGCATGGCGGCGGGCTTGGCGAAACAATTGAGCGGGAAGGACGCGCCCAAACTCAAGGCCCAGGCAGCATGATCGCACGTTTTTTACGCCGGCTATTGTGGCTGCAAGCCCTGGCCATACTGGCCTTGGCCGGCTGGCTCTTGTGGTTGGGGCTGGGCTGGTTGACAGCCAGCCTGCTGGCGCTGGCCGGCCTGATTGCTGTACGCATCTTGATCACCCTGCAAAATTTTGTGCTTGCCTGGCATTATGGCCGGGGCCAGACGCGCCCGGCGCACAGCAAGCTCACGCTGTGGCAAAAACTCCGCTTATTCGCCGGCGAATGGAGCGCCACGCTCAGTTCCTCGTCCTGGCTGATGATCAGCCACATGTTCAGCGAACGCGACAAAATGGAAGACCAGGGTTTGCCGGTGTTGCTGGTGCATGGCTGGGCTTGCAACAGCGGCTATTGGAGCCATCTCAGCCGGCGTTTGATGGCGCAAGGCATACGCCATTACGCCCTGGATCTGGAACCGGCCCTGGCTCCAATCGACGCCTACACCCCTTTGCTTGCGGCCAAAATCGATGCCGTGCTGGCCAAAAGCGGGGCCAAACAAGTGATTATCGTGGCGCACAGCATGGGCGGCTTGGCCACGCGCGCCTATTTGCGCGCACACGGCGCGGCCAAAATCGCGCATGTGATCACGCTCGGCAGTCCGCACCATGGCACTGGCCTTGCGAATTTCGGCATGGGTGAAAACTCGCGCCAGATGCGCTATCACAAACAAAGCGGCCCCAGTCCCTGGCTGCAAACCCTGGCCGCCAGTGAAACGAAAGACACGCGCGCCCTGTTCACCTCAATCTGGTCGCGCGATGACAATATCATCTCGCCGCAAAATTCCAGCGAATTGCCGGGCGCGCGCAATATCGCCCTGCATGGCATGGGCCATGTGGCGCTGGCCCTGCATCCGCAGGTGCAAGATGTGTTATTGCAGGAAATCGCCCATATCCGCAGCGCTGCTGAGCGCAACTGATACACGGGCGTCATGCAGATCCATGCATGACGCCCGCTGCCAGCGCATAAAAACATCCCAAGCGCAACGCAAAAAAATTTCCATGAGGCAAAATATTTGCTTGCATCGGCCGACACATATCCTTACAATGTTGACATACTGCAACGAACGAAGCAAAACTCTTGACGGGCCAGCAGTAAAACATAAGCGCATGATTGCACTGATCAAATTCAATTGATGGTGCGCATATTTGCGCATGTCATATCCATCCAGTTTGTGTTTCACCCCGAATATGTAGATAGCGCAAGCGCATGATTGCATGCATTGGGCGCAATTGCTGACGTATGAACTCTTTTCATGCGCAGAAACCGGATTTATGTTGCATCTGTTTTAAAGCAGCAAATAAGGCATCCCCCGGCAGCAACTTTGTTAACACTCTTTTTATGAGAACCCATATGCACAATTTTAAAAAAATCGCTCTTGCCTCCCTGCTCTCCGGTTTCGCTGCATTCGCACAAGCAGAAACAGTCAATTTTGAAGATGTCACGCGCTTTTCTACCGGTAATTTCACTTCCGGCAGCTTTTCTTTCTTTATGTCCGGAACCGCTTCGGTGATTTATAACGCCCAATACTGCGGCCCCAGCTGTCCGGTGAATGGCAGCAATATCGCCCTGATGCCATATGGCAATCTGAGCAACCAGCTTGGTTATTTGCGCATGAGTAAAGCAGATGGCTCGACCTTCAGCTTGAACAGCTTTGATGGCGCCGCTTCGTTCAATTTCAATGAATCAGGCACAAAGCACTATATTCCGCTGCAAATCGATGCAGTTGGCATCACGGCCAATGGCGCGCAAGTGACGCAATCCTTTGCGATTGATCGCGATACCCCGAGCGGCCCGCTGGCTTTCACCAATTTCACCTTTAACAGCGCATTCTCCAATCTGTCGTCTGTCACCTTCAGCGCAAGCGGCTCGTCCCATCCTTTTTACAATGGTTTAGCCATTGATAATATTAATACTGCCGCAGCAGTGCCGGAAGCAGAAACCTATGCCATGATGCTGGCTGGCCTGGCTGCTTTGGGTTTATTCTCCAAGCGCAAGAAAAGCGCCTGATTCACATTTCAGATGCTGAATAAAAAACGCCGGTTTATACCGGCGTTTTTTTCGCAATAAAATCTTGCGTAACAGCATCTATTCAGAGGACTTGTCTCAACGAATTAGAACGTCTGCGATCCTCTTGCATATCCCCTGTGCCAATTCCTTTATTGATCCACTGCTGTCGGACGCTGGCTTATCACGACACGCAAGCCAGCCGCCCCTGATGGCCCGAATCCGGCTGAATAATCACATTTAATGCATTACGCCCACCGGCTTCACACTGCCGCAATCATTAGCCAACCATTTCCCTTGCAAATTGACTGTATGCGTGGTCGATTTGCCCTGATGGCTGGAGGTGGTGTTCGACACCACGCTGTACTGGCTTGCACTGATCAAGCTGACTTCGCCTTCAGTTTTGGAAGGCGGCTTGCTGCACACTGTGCTGAATTTCATCTTGCCGTTGACCGCGTTCTCGATCTTGGTGCTGCACTTATCCCGGGTTTCCACCAAGCCTTTGCGCTGCTTGACCATGTCCGGCGTCAGGCAGATTTTCATAACCATGCCATCCTTGCCCATCTTTGGCAGCGGCATACCTTGCTTGGCCATCATTTCCTCAATCATTTTGCGCTGTTCGGGCGGCACATTTTGCAAATGCTTGCGCGCCTCTTCCATCGACTTGTTTTCTGCACTGTCGCTGGATTGCATCTTCGATGTCACTTCCCACAAACCGGGATTGACAGTATCAGCAGCCTGCGCCAGCGAGAGACAAGCGCCCGCGCCAAGCATGAAAGCGGCAACAGAAATCAGATATCTCATCACAACTCCCTGCAAGATGGAAATTCAGCAAGAATACCGTAAAACCGGGGCAAAATTGAGATTCAGCATACGCACTCGCCAGCCTGACCGCCGGTAAATCACAGTGTCAAAACGGCGCCAATATGCAACTGCCCGCCTTGCACCACATCAGCGCGCAAACCACCCCGGCCCACCCAATATTTGACCACTTGCGGCGCGCTGATTGCCGGCCCGGCCAGTAAATCGCCGACGATGGAACAGGGTTCGCATAACTCCACTCCGCGCAACACCAGCTCGCCAAGCTGGAATTGCTTACCGACCAAATCATTGAGCCTGACACCGCGCGTGACCAGATTGCGGCGGATCACGGACGGCTCATAAGCACGCCCGTACAGCTGACAAAAGGCTTCCAGTTCTTCGGCTTCGACCAGCGTAATGTTCTGTCCCGGCTCATCCTGCTTGCCATAATTACGATCGCCGGCAATGCCCTTGCCGGCGTCCACTTGCACGCTGTGCTGTGCAGTCAAGGGCGCACCATGTGCGGCGCTGATAAAAATGTGTTCAATCATCTCTTGCATCCCTGGGAAAGCCTGAAAAAGTGTATGCCGGCAGATAAAAACAAGCTGAAGCCCGGCCAGCTGCACAATAACATGCACTCATGCCAATTCACGATCCCGGCGCACACCCAGACCCATCTTTTTCAAGCATATGCGCGCAAGACACGGTTTTGTCATGTTTGCTCCCTATGATCTGCCATTTTCAACGCCCCCGGCATTCAACATCATGCGCGAATTCCTTTGCCTGAGCCTGCTCAGCACCCTGCTTACCGCCTGTGGCGGCAGCCAAACCACCCAAGCCAGCACATCTGCAGCAAACAGCGCCGCGCCTGCCCCGGCATATGCAGTCAGCACAGTCAGTTTTGATCTGGAAACCGAAAACCTCAGCGAAAGCATGGGCGATATG includes:
- a CDS encoding GMC family oxidoreductase, encoding MNQTRNSAVDKEPEVKGIIPDPIKAGLAQGWKVVDAATLDADQTLQADVVIIGSGAGGGVTAETLALAGLSVLIVEEGALKSSSDFKMREAQAYPQLYQESAARKTADKGINILQGRSVGGSTTVNWTSSFRTPQPTLDWWRSHYALNDYTSDSLAPWFLMMEERLNVSTWLTPPNENNDILKRGCAKLGIPAAAIMRNVRGCWNLGYCGMGCPTNAKQSMLITTIPSALAAGARLYTHTRAERLLFAKDQVQALECVALKADGLELSGRKLTIRAKHYVLAGGGINNPALLLRSGAPDPNHMVGKRTFLHPTVISAALFKQKVEGFAGAPQTIYSDHFLGIDPIDGPIGYKLEAPPLHPLLLSSTMNGFGNQHAELMRQFPHTQVVLALLRDGFHEQSAGGAVDLRSDGSPVLNYPLNDYIWDGVRRAFLNMAEIQFAAGATQVMPTHEMARLYTSWAEAKKEIQALPYETLRARVVSAHVMGGCAMSGNANQGVVDGNGRYYGVSNLSVHDGSIFPTSIGANPQLSIYGVTARMAAGLAKQLSGKDAPKLKAQAA
- a CDS encoding alpha/beta fold hydrolase, producing MIARFLRRLLWLQALAILALAGWLLWLGLGWLTASLLALAGLIAVRILITLQNFVLAWHYGRGQTRPAHSKLTLWQKLRLFAGEWSATLSSSSWLMISHMFSERDKMEDQGLPVLLVHGWACNSGYWSHLSRRLMAQGIRHYALDLEPALAPIDAYTPLLAAKIDAVLAKSGAKQVIIVAHSMGGLATRAYLRAHGAAKIAHVITLGSPHHGTGLANFGMGENSRQMRYHKQSGPSPWLQTLAASETKDTRALFTSIWSRDDNIISPQNSSELPGARNIALHGMGHVALALHPQVQDVLLQEIAHIRSAAERN
- a CDS encoding DUF3617 domain-containing protein; the encoded protein is MRYLISVAAFMLGAGACLSLAQAADTVNPGLWEVTSKMQSSDSAENKSMEEARKHLQNVPPEQRKMIEEMMAKQGMPLPKMGKDGMVMKICLTPDMVKQRKGLVETRDKCSTKIENAVNGKMKFSTVCSKPPSKTEGEVSLISASQYSVVSNTTSSHQGKSTTHTVNLQGKWLANDCGSVKPVGVMH
- a CDS encoding MOSC domain-containing protein, producing the protein MIEHIFISAAHGAPLTAQHSVQVDAGKGIAGDRNYGKQDEPGQNITLVEAEELEAFCQLYGRAYEPSVIRRNLVTRGVRLNDLVGKQFQLGELVLRGVELCEPCSIVGDLLAGPAISAPQVVKYWVGRGGLRADVVQGGQLHIGAVLTL
- a CDS encoding PEP-CTERM sorting domain-containing protein, which translates into the protein MHNFKKIALASLLSGFAAFAQAETVNFEDVTRFSTGNFTSGSFSFFMSGTASVIYNAQYCGPSCPVNGSNIALMPYGNLSNQLGYLRMSKADGSTFSLNSFDGAASFNFNESGTKHYIPLQIDAVGITANGAQVTQSFAIDRDTPSGPLAFTNFTFNSAFSNLSSVTFSASGSSHPFYNGLAIDNINTAAAVPEAETYAMMLAGLAALGLFSKRKKSA